TACTCATCATTCCAGTAACTTCAGACAAGGGACTTTGCGGAGCCTTCAACACGAATATCATCAAAGCTGTCAACGCAGCTATTTCACAGCGTTTTGCCGATAAAAATATTACTATTTTGCCCTTGGGTAAAAAGTCATTTGAAGCATTCAAAAAGCGTGAATTCAATTTAGTGCCTGATTATTATCAGGTCTTTGCAGATCTTACTTTTGACAATGTGAGAAATGCAGCAGAATACGCAATGAACTCCTTTGTAGCTGGTGAGTATGACCAAGTTTATTTGGTGTTCAATGAATTCAAAAATGTGGCTACTCAGCTTGTCCAGGTAGAGCAGTTTTTGCCTATGGCAAAAGAAGACTCTGCTGAAGAAAAAAGCACCGCTGAAGTGGATTACATCCTAGAGCCATCCAGAAAATACATCATCGATGAGTTGGTCCCTACATCTCTGAAAATCCAATTTTACAAAGCTGTTCTCGAAAGCAATGCCTCTGAGCATGGCGCTAGAATGACAGCAATGGATAAGGCTACAGACAATGCCGGAGAATTGCTTAAAGAGCTTCGATTGATGTACAATAGATCACGTCAGGCTGCCATTACCAATGAAATTCTAGAAATTGTTTCCGGTGCCAATGCATTGGAAGCTAGCTAAAAACGATAGACCTACTTTCCAAAACCACAGCTCGAAAGGGTTGTGGTTTTTTTGTGCCCAGTAGAGGATTGTTTACTTTTCTTCATCCTTCCATACAATTTTCAGATTGGGGTACCTGCTCTCTTGATGGGCCTAGGGCTTCTACGGTTCAAAAAAAAACCAAGAACAGCTTTTGCCGCTCCTGGTCTTTCCGAAATTATTGAACCTAATATTTACAATTCTTCAGTCACCAACTCAAATTCGAAGCTTGGCTTGCCTCTTTCTCCGTCTTTTGTCAATGAAAGGAATCTTACTTTGTAAATGTTGTTTTCCGAATCTTTTACTACGTAATATCGATCTTCTTTCACAGCAGGCGAACTGCTAGGTCCTCCACCGGCTCTCCAGTTTGACCCAATTGTAAGTCGATCCGTGCTATTGAATGGTAAGGTTTCGGCATCCTGCACGCTAAAGTTCTCATAAGCAATATCTTCTTCCAATACTTCCGATACAGCACTGCCACCATAGATGTTTTGGTAGATTAAATCTTGAAAAAAGTATGCTAAAGTTCCATTGGTCGCCTGGGGAAATGGGGTAGAAGAAGTGCCAGCTGTCCAGGAAATATCCCATGTGTCTTTGGCTGGTTCTACCTCTACAACGCCGTTTTCAAAACTGAAATAGACGAAATTGTAATCGCTGTCTTTCCCAATGTCAACAGAGGTAAAATCAGTTGCGTCTCCAGCTGCATGCTGTAAGGTATATCCATCTCCATTTCTGATGATTCTGATTTTTTTCCAAGGTTTTGCATCCACTCCACTAGCACCTCTGGAAAGAAAATAAACTTCATTGCTTGCTTCGGTAGCGCTAACGGCAGCAATTGCAGGCTTAGAAAGCGGCATGGAAGGATCGTCCACATGAAGAATCCCTTCCAGATTTGTAAAGCTTAAAACCAAAGCCGCAGAGTCAGCTGCACTCATAGCTGCAGTCGATACTGCGTTGATATCAGTCTCACCTGTGGCTGAAGCCATAGCTCCCGTAGTTCCATTGATCAGAACTTTGAATTCCGATCCTGTGGCAAATGCCAAATCCCATGAGTCCCTGCTTACAGAAGTTTGAGTCCCTTTACTCAAGTCAATAAACGCGGTATTGGGATACGCTGCTCCGCCACCATCTACTTCGATCAGGCCGGATTCTGTTGGTGGTATAATTACCGGTTCTGGATCATCCTCACCGCAGGATGAAAGGAGAGTTACACCTGCAAGGAGGGCTGTAAGTGTTAGAAAATGATACTGTTGCATTGTGTTTAAGTTTGGTAAATAGTTATTGATTTAATTGATAGGTGAGGCCTAGGAAATAGGATCTTCCATAGCCAACAGGTCTTTGGCTTCCGCCTCCATGGGCGTCTCCGCCTTCGGAAGTGCTACTGATTTGTTTTACATCCAGGATGTTTCTTGCTCCGGCATTGACAGAGAGATGCTTCCCAAAATCCTTTTTGAAAGAAATATCCATCCAATGGTACCCGTCCAGCATAATTTCTTTGGCAGACGGGTTCCCCTCAGAGTCAGCTATAGTTTCATAGCCAGGAAGTGCTCCCGTGTATTTGTAGAAGAGAGTTGCGGTGGTTTTCCAGGGCAAAATCTGATAAGTCAAATTCGTGTTGACTTCTGGAGTCCAGCTCATTTCCGGAACTATAGTTTGTTCCTCAGAAAGCAAATTGTACCTGCCGATATAGGAGAAACCCACATTTGCCGAAAGATTCTTAAAGCTTTCTGTATGGTTCAGCGTAAAACCAGCGGTTTTGTATCGCTCCACATTAAAGAGCGTGGTGACTTGAATGTCATTTGGGTCTTGACCGTAAGCGATTCTGTCTTTGACATCATTGTAAAAAGCGCCAAAAACAGTTGAGATTTTCCAAGTTGGATTGAGCTGTGATTTCCAATCTAGTGAGCCGTTAAAACTGTTTGAAGTTTCGGCTTTCAGATCCGGATTTCCGGTGATGCTGTGACTTGCGTCAAAGAAGTTGAAGTGCAATTCACGGATTGATGGCGCTCTAAAGCCATTTGCGTAAGCTACTCTGAGATCCAGATTTTTATTCAGCGCAAACTTGGTGTTCAAAGAAGGTATCAAAGCTGGGGCATCGTAAGCAGAATTCCAGCTTTTGCGTAGACCGGGTTTCATTTTTATTGAGGAAAAAGGCGACCATTCTCCGGATAGGAAGACTGCATAATCTTGAATTCCTCCATTTTCTGTGATTCGCTCTCCCGATCCTTCTTCCAGATTAAGATCGATCCCTGGTTGTAATTTGAATTTGTTAGCTATTTTCCAGTCGCCGATCATTCTCCAGCTGAAACCAGAATATTCGATGGTGGAATTTGCTCCAGGCGCTTGTGACTGGAAATGCTCTCCGGTTCTCACATTACTCACCCAAGTTTCACTCTCTCTAGTGTAATCTGTAAATGCTCCTTGCCAAGTCAAACCGAATTTCTCATTCGTATCCCATCTTCCGCTCAGTCTATGCATCCAGCGGGTAGTGATGAATTCCTGATCCAGCACTTCCAGACGTGCATCAGGCCCATAAGCGAAAACTGTCTCATCCAAGAAGTCCAGCTGATAGTCCAGATTTAGGGATTCCTTACCCCAGCCGGCTTTCAGGTTTAAAAAGTTCTGATCTTTCGGAAGCCATTCATAGTCTCTTCCGGTTTTTTCACCTTTCCACCCTCCGAAATTGTTCTGCGAAAATGATGCGCCGAAATCCCAGTTTATCAATCGAAAGTTTCCAGTCACACTTCTGATATGAGTGCCTTTTCCGTCAAATGGACTGTACTCATTACCGACTGTTTCCTCCTGCACTCTGGCTTTGAGATCAAATTTTTCCCCATCATCAGACTTTGTAATGATATTGATCACACCTGCCAACGCATCAGCGCCATAGACTACAGACATCGGACCTTCTACGATCTCCACCCGCTCGATGCGGTTGATGTCGATTTGATTGATGTTGATCTCATTGGAAGTTCCTTGGCGGCCAACCATAGGAATACCATCGATGAGGACTTTCACATTCTGGCCGGACATTCCAAGCAGTTCCATATTACTGGATCCAAGTGCATTGTCTTGTGAAAAACGGATGCCGAGCTCAGTATTCAAAACTTCTTGAATATTGCTTGGAGCCCGGTTTTGAATGACTTCGGAGCCGATTGTCCGTACTTGATAGACGGATTGCTTGGCAGATTGCGGTTCAAAACTTCCCGTGACTACCACCGTTTCCAGATCGGAAGTGGAGGAGCTTAGGGTGAAGATTTCTGAGCTTTTTCCTGCTGGCCAAGTTGCCCAAAGGGTTTCAAATCCCACCGCTGAGATTTTGAGTTTGCCATCTTTGGGAAACTGAGTAAGCGTGAAATTTCCCTGCTCATCAGCCACTTCTCCTTTACCAATTTCCAGCCAAATCGTAGCGTGGGGAATCCCATCTCCTTTTTCATCCACTACTTTTCCTTTCAAGCCAGTCTGGGCCTCGGTAAATAGTGTAGCGCAAAACAGAAGGCAAAACGTGAGAAGGAAATGTTTATTTAGATCAAATCTATGCATGTGCATAAAATTTTTTGAAATGGCGGAAGTTTTATCCCCCGCCGTATTTTGAATTAAAGGCTATCTACCAATGCTTTCCACTCAGGTTTCTGAGGTAGTCCAGGCTTTCTCAGACCGAAAAACTGAGCGACCATTTCACCTTCTTTGTCGAAAAGCTCCACTGCAGATACCAATCCATCTTCTGTGTTTTTGTGAACGACATAGGCTTTGTCCACTACATTTTCATTTAAATGCATATTGAAATTAGGATCTAGCACATTCAGCCAATCACCCATCTGCCGGATTGTTTGCACTTTGCCCTGGTGGATTTGGATGTTGCCTTTGTTTCCTGCGAAAATCATGATAGGAAGCTTGGTTTCAGCGGCAGTTTGGACGATTTTTCGTGCAGAAAGTCTGTCGATCTCATACGCCCACTTATCATCAATCCACTTTACAGCATCTTGTCTGTTCAGTTTGTACTTGCGAAGCATACCAAAGAAATCATGGGTATCCTTCATCGTTTCCCAGTCTTTGGAGAACCCTTCGAAGTCCAATTTTTCTCTCGAAACGTATTCTGGAGCCGGGAAAGCTTCAAGTTCCAATTCCGCAGATTGTTCAGCGGTTGTATTGTTATTCACCAATTCCTCGTAAGCCTCTGGATTTGATTTTTCCTGCAAGTAAACTTTCATGATCGCCTCACCGGCTTTGTCGAAGTACTGCAAGCTCTTCATAGTACCGCGGGGAGTTTCGGTAGTCACCGCAAAGCCAAATTTCCAACCTGCGAAAAACACACGTTGCTCGATAGGTCCGATCACCGTAGCGATCTTGTGTGGTCCGGCAGCATGCATTTCGATTTTCTGGAATGGGCCTTTATGCTCCAATACACAACCTTCACTTCTGGTCAAGGACATCACCCGGCCGAGTTTTGGGAATTCTTCTAATTGCTCAGTGAAATTATCAGTCAGACGAATCACCTTTGCGCCGATACCGGTCGCTAAAAGTTGAGCTTCCGACACACCAAGTTTGGCAGCCGCATCACGGATTCTAAGTTGTGGTTCAGACTCTTTCAGGTTTTCCCATGCTTGCTTTAAGGATTGTGCGGATTCTTGAATAGTTTCCATGGTTAGGCTTGTTTAAATGTGGGTTGAGATGTGTTTACCTGCGCCGCAGCGGATATGAGCAGACCGCCGGTGACAGGGTTTTGTATTAATTGAATAGGGTGACCGAATACCTGTTCCAGGATTTTTTCCTCCAGAACTTCTTTTACTGTACCTGTTTTGGCAATTATGCCATTTTTCAGCAAAGCAATTTTGTCGGCGTATTGAGCCGCAAGATTCAACTCGTGGAGGATCACCAGGATTCCGATATTTCGGGATTTTAATGTCTGCAGGATTTTCAAAACTGCATGCTGCTGCGCGATGTCCAAACTGGAAGTTGGTTCGTCAAGGAGCAAATACCTGGGGAAAGGCTTTGTCTCCCAGATTTGAACCAGCACTCTCGCCAATTGTACCCGTTGCTTTTCTCCTCCGGAAAGATGGTTGAATACCTGATCTTTCAAGTGAGAAGTATTGGTAGCTTCCAAAACTTCCTTGATTAGTTTTGCAGGCTGTTTTACTTTAGTAGTGATGTGTCCAAGTTCCACTACTTCTTGTACTGTAAATGGAAAATTGACTTGGGTATGCTGTGGCATCACTGCTCTCACGGCTGCGAGTTCACGCGCTTTTAGTTTATTGATTTCATGGCCATTATATCCTACAGAGCCATGCTTGCATTTGATTTCGCCCGAAAGCAATTTGAAGAAAGTGGATTTGCCCGCACCATTTGGTCCTAAAACAGCCAGAATTTCCCCTGGATTCAGCTCCAAACTGACTTCATCTACGATGGGTCTTTGGCGAATGCAAAAATGTACATTAGAAGCTTGAAGCATCAGTTTTTAGTTTTATTTAGGTTGAAAATAAGCCAGATAAAGAAGGGAGCGCCTATCAAGGCGGTGATGACACCTATGGGCATTTCGGCTGGAATTACAATCACTCTAGCGATCAGATCCGCAAAGTTCATCAGTATTGCTCCTAGCAGGAATGAACCCGGAAGTACCAATCTATGATCGGCACCCAAGAGAATTCTGATCAAATGCGGCACGACCAAGCCTACAAAGCCAATCATTCCCACCATGGAAACTCCAACTCCTACGATCAAAGCACTACAAATGAGTAAGCGAACTTTGACTTGCTGCACATTTACGCCCATGTGGAAAGCTTCCTGCTCTCCGAGTGCCAGAGCATTGAGTGGTCTTGAATTGAATAATAATAGAATAGATGGTACTCCTATAAGTATAAGGCTCACCGGGATTTTTGGCCATGTGGCTCCGCCCAAGTCGCCTAAGCTCCAGAAAGTGAAGCTTCGCAAAGCTGAATCATCGGCGAAAAACAAAACCAATCCTATCAATGCCGCTGCCAGTGCATTGATGGCCACACCGGCCAAAATCAATGTGGCAGCATCGGTTCTTCCCTGGGATTTGGATAGTTGATAAACTGCCGTTACACAGATTAATCCGCCAACAAATGCAAAGAGCGGCAATCCCAAAGTTTTGATCCAAGCCAAAGAAGAAACAGTGGGCACCAGTACCATGAAAATCACTGCAAATAAAGCTGAGCCGGTGCTCACTCCTATTAGTCCGGGTTCTACCAAGGGATTTCTGAACATACCTTGCAAAGCGGCTCCGGCTATTCCTAATCCTCCACCTACCAGCAAAGCCATCAGAACGCGAGGCATGCGGATTTGTAGGAGCACATTCGCTTGTTGGACTTCGAAAGTTCCTAATGAGATTCCGATTTGGTCAAGTAAGATCGCAAGGGTCTGTGGAAATGGTATGCTAAATGCACCCAGAGAAAGAGATGCGATTAAAACCAAAACTAGGACCAAACCAAACCCCAATAAGGTGAGGTTTTGACTTTGGATCTTAGTATGACTCAGGGCGAAATTCATAAACTGTTATTGACGAACGGCTTTTGCAAGGTCTAATGCTGCTTTTCCTACTCTTGGACCAAAACCAGAAAGGTACTGTCCGTCAAGTGCGACGATATGGTCTTCTTTGAAGGCTGTGGTTTGATCTATTCCTTGTATTGCTACCAAGCCGTCTTTTCCACCTACGCTTTGGATTCCTGATTCGAAGAATACCAAGAATTCAGGATTCATGGACACCAAAGATTCTGGCGTCATTGGAGCGAATTCATCGAAGCCAGTGGCAATGCCTTTTATTTTCGCCAGCTTAAACATTTCCGATGCGAATGTTTGATCACCAGCGATGAATACCGTCTCCGGACCACGGGCCATGATGAATATTGCTTTGGGCTGGGATTCTTGGGATTCTAAATAAGCATTGAGATCAGCGATATCTGCATCAATACTAGCATTGATTTCCATGCCTTTTTCCTCTGCTTCGAAGAATGCCGAAATATCAGTGACCAGTTTCTTGGTCCCTTCCACGGAAGTAGGTTTGGTGAAAACCTGGATGTTTGTTTGAGCGGCTTTTAGCTGAGTGACTACATCAGGATTCAGGTAGCCCTCTTCTATAAGTACTAGGTCCGGGCCTAAAGCTAGTATGCCCTCTGCTTTGATTTGGTTTCGGTACCCTATGGAGGGAAGATCCTGCATGCTCGAAGGGTAAGTAGAGGTAAGGTCGGTAGCGATGATTTGATCAGTATATCCCAGTGCATGCACTACCTCGGTGATAGTACCTCCTGCGGTAATGATTTTTCTCTCAGTGAGGCTATGCTCCTCCTTTTGGGAAGATGCTGTGCAGGCGGCGATGATCAGCGTGAAAAGGGGCAGGAAACGCTTTAACATTATTTAGATTAAATTTAAATACTATGCAAATGTAGTTTTATCTAGATTGAATCCAAATAAAAAGAGTGTAGAAAATCTCTTTTTTTTAAAAAAATGAGGGAGTGTCCTATATTAAATAGGAGCAGAAAAGTAAAGTAGAAATATGCCCAAACTTACCAGATCACTTTTTGGAAAGCATAACAGGGCCAAAGGCTGCAGACTGTTCAGGGCAGCTTGTTGAAAAACAGAATACTTAGTGCTCATTAATTTTGAGCATAGGGAGATTAATTTCCCAAATATCCTTTGGGATTAGGCATTAATGGTTAATTTTGCGGTCGAATTCAAAAAGCATATCCTTTTTACATTTCAATTATCAAATGGCAAATATTGGAAAGATAACTCAAGTGATCGGGCCCGTAGTGGACGTTTCCTTCGAAGGCGGCAAGCTGCCAAACATCCTTGACGCGGTAGAAGTTACCAAAGAAAATGGCCAAGTGGTCGTAATGGAAGTTCAACAGCACTTGGGTGAAGATCGAGTGAGAACTATTGCAATGGACTCATCCGAAGGGATGGTTCGCGGCATGGAAGTAAAAGATCTAGGACAGCCTATTTCTGTTCCTACCGGAGAAGCAATCAAAGGCCGACTTTTCAATGTGGTGGGTGAAGCAATCGATGGTCTTCCTCAGGTTCCTGCAGGAAAAAGACTACCTATTCATCGCTCTGCGCCAAAATTTGAAGATCTTTCTACCTCTACAGAGGTACTTTATACAGGTATTAAAGTGATTGACTTGATCGAACCTTATGCAAAAGGTGGTAAGATCGGTCTATTCGGCGGTGCAGGTGTAGGTAAAACTGTATTGATTCAGGAGTTGATCAATAACATTGCGAAAGCATACGCCGGTCTATCTGTATTTGCAGGAGTAGGTGAAAGAACAAGAGAAGGAAATGACTTGCTTCGTGAAATGATCGAGTCAGGCATCGTGACTTACGGTGATGACTTTGTGCATAGCCTGGAAGAAGAAGGCGGATGGGATCTTTCCAAAGTAGATTTGAAAAAACTAGAAGACTCAAAAGCAACCTTTGTTTTCGGTCAGATGAATGAGCCTCCAGGGGCTCGTGCACGAGTGGCCTTGACAGGATTGACTTTGGCTGAATATTATAGAGACGGAGAGGGCGATGGTGCAGGTAAGGATATCCTATTCTTTATCGATAACATCTTCCGATTCACTCAGGCAGGTTCTGAAGTATCTGCATTGTTAGGACGTATGCCTTCTGCGGTGGGTTACCAGCCTACATTGGCAACAGAGATGGGTGCCATGCAGGAAAGAATTACTTCGACTAAGAACGGTTCCATTACATCTGTACAAGCAGTATATGTACCTGCGGATGATTTGACTGACCCGGCTCCAGCGACTACTTTCGCTCACTTGGATGCTACTACGGTATTGTCAAGAAAGATTGCAGAGCTAGGAATTTATCCTGCGGTGGATCCTTTGGATTCTACTTCCAGAATTCTTTCCCCAGATATCTTGGGTGAAGAGCATTACGGATGTGCGCAGCGAGTGAAAGAGATTCTTCAGCGTTACAAAGAACTGCAGGATATCATTGCGATCTTGGGTATGGAAGAACTTTCTGAAGAGGATAAGCAAGTGGTACACAGAGCTAGACGTGTACAGCGTTTCCTTTCACAGCCATTCCACGTAGCTGAACAGTTTACAGGGCTGAAAGGTGTGTTGGTAGATATCAAAGACACCATTAAAGGCTTCAACATGATCATGGACGGTGAGTTGGATCACCTTCCCGAGGGAGCTTTCAACTTGGTAGGTAGCATAGAAGATGCGATCGCCAAGGGTGAGAAAATGTTGGCAGAAGTTAAATAAATCAGTTGTAGTTTGTCAGTTTTGGCATCCGACAACTAACAATATTTTACTATTTACCGGAGGCTTTCATTGCCATTTTTCAGAAATGAAGTCTCCAAATGATATAAAACTCCATGCATTTAGAAATCGTCACACCGGACAAAAAAGTATTTCAGGGTGAAGTATCCGAGGCCAGTTTTCCTGGAGCCAATGGAGCATTTCAGGTGCTGAAAAATCACGCTCCTCTCGTTTCGGCTTTGGCAAAGGGAACTGTTTCCTTTACCACTCCTGAAGGAAAGCAATCCATGATCGTGGATGGCGGAGTAGTGGAAGTAAAAGATAATGTGATTGTATTGCTAGCAGAGAAAGTAGTCGCGTAAGCAATTCATCCGAATATATAGAAAAGGTCTCCTGTGTGAATGGGAGACCTTTTCTATTTTTTGGATTCACTTCTCAATGGGTTTTAGGACTGCTCGTTTGATGTATTTATCATCATATTTCATCATGCTGCCTTCGTAGAAATAAAGGGTGTCCTTTATTTCACCTAAAAATCTCCCAAATTGGTCTGGTTTAAAGGTATCAGTAGTTTCATACCAAGTATTGGATTTTTTTTCAAATACGAACAAGTGGGAAGCTGCACTAAAGCTTTTTAAATTTTGATTATTTCTGATCCATGTAGATATATAAATTCTTTTATCGCTTTCGAAGATGTTATCAAAATAATGAGAGGTCGGAAAATCCAAATACCTATCAAAATTAACATTGATTTTTTCCTGAAGGTACTTGGGCTCAAAATCAAAAAATCTACTGGTTATTGGGATTTTCAGTGAGTTTAAAATTTCTCCATCTTCTAGATTGATTTCTTGTAGTTCTCTAGAAGCAGGAAATCCAATCCATAGGGAGTTTATTTCAAAATTTTGTGTGAAAGTTCGATATGGGGATATTGGGCTTTCAAGGTTTTGAAGCTCAACCGGATATTGACCAAATGTGTGTGATAAAGTTCCGTCCTGTGAAAATAAGCCAAATAAATCACCTGATTTTTTATAAAATTCTGGATCGTTATTATCTAAATCTCTGGGATATAGTTCGATAATAAATCCATCATTAGTTTCTTTAAATCCAGACTGGATATAACGTATCATTTTGCTCGATGGAATTTCTAAATTTATTTTACTCCTAAATTCCTTCTTCAAAATATCAAACACCAAAATAGAATTTGATCGGCTATCCAGTATTTTAATAATTGGGTATTCTAAAATTGAAAATGCCGCAGGAATGAAATTAATATCTAATATTTCTCCGTCAGAAATTGCACTGACAATCTCGCCACTTTGAATATTTATTATTGCTATCGAAGATTTTCTATGGCTAGATACAGCCACTAAAGAATCACCGATGAGTTGGATTTGGGAAACTCCCATGAGTTTGTACTCTAAATCATTTATTTGAAGGGAATCAATTTTTATTAAATCTAGAAATTTTTGATTTTCATCTGAAATTTCTCTTTGGCCACAAGAGAAAATAAGTACGAAGAATAACGTGAAATAGCAGCGCTGCATATTATTAAATTACTTAGCAGACAATATATGAACCTGCTCCTTCTTCGTGGTCTTCATCAGCTTCACATTCGAAGTAAGTACATTCACCGCATTCTCTGAAAAAACAACCGAAGTCGTCATAAATTTTAGGGCCGCAAGGGCCTCCTTGAGCCTTCACCGGCTGCACCACCGCAAAACTACCCAAGACCATACCTAGTACGGCAAGGGTTAAAATCATCATTTTTTTCATGATTATTTTGTTTAAGATAAAAGATATTTAAAAAGCTAGCTTAGTTCAAACTGC
This genomic window from Algoriphagus sp. TR-M9 contains:
- the atpG gene encoding ATP synthase F1 subunit gamma — encoded protein: MANLKEVKERINSVVSTQQITKAMKMVSAAKLRRAQDKIVQMRPYSQKLTQILNNVSASSEGASDIVFAEKREVKNVLIIPVTSDKGLCGAFNTNIIKAVNAAISQRFADKNITILPLGKKSFEAFKKREFNLVPDYYQVFADLTFDNVRNAAEYAMNSFVAGEYDQVYLVFNEFKNVATQLVQVEQFLPMAKEDSAEEKSTAEVDYILEPSRKYIIDELVPTSLKIQFYKAVLESNASEHGARMTAMDKATDNAGELLKELRLMYNRSRQAAITNEILEIVSGANALEAS
- a CDS encoding HmuY family protein → MQQYHFLTLTALLAGVTLLSSCGEDDPEPVIIPPTESGLIEVDGGGAAYPNTAFIDLSKGTQTSVSRDSWDLAFATGSEFKVLINGTTGAMASATGETDINAVSTAAMSAADSAALVLSFTNLEGILHVDDPSMPLSKPAIAAVSATEASNEVYFLSRGASGVDAKPWKKIRIIRNGDGYTLQHAAGDATDFTSVDIGKDSDYNFVYFSFENGVVEVEPAKDTWDISWTAGTSSTPFPQATNGTLAYFFQDLIYQNIYGGSAVSEVLEEDIAYENFSVQDAETLPFNSTDRLTIGSNWRAGGGPSSSPAVKEDRYYVVKDSENNIYKVRFLSLTKDGERGKPSFEFELVTEEL
- a CDS encoding TonB-dependent receptor, yielding MHRFDLNKHFLLTFCLLFCATLFTEAQTGLKGKVVDEKGDGIPHATIWLEIGKGEVADEQGNFTLTQFPKDGKLKISAVGFETLWATWPAGKSSEIFTLSSSTSDLETVVVTGSFEPQSAKQSVYQVRTIGSEVIQNRAPSNIQEVLNTELGIRFSQDNALGSSNMELLGMSGQNVKVLIDGIPMVGRQGTSNEININQIDINRIERVEIVEGPMSVVYGADALAGVINIITKSDDGEKFDLKARVQEETVGNEYSPFDGKGTHIRSVTGNFRLINWDFGASFSQNNFGGWKGEKTGRDYEWLPKDQNFLNLKAGWGKESLNLDYQLDFLDETVFAYGPDARLEVLDQEFITTRWMHRLSGRWDTNEKFGLTWQGAFTDYTRESETWVSNVRTGEHFQSQAPGANSTIEYSGFSWRMIGDWKIANKFKLQPGIDLNLEEGSGERITENGGIQDYAVFLSGEWSPFSSIKMKPGLRKSWNSAYDAPALIPSLNTKFALNKNLDLRVAYANGFRAPSIRELHFNFFDASHSITGNPDLKAETSNSFNGSLDWKSQLNPTWKISTVFGAFYNDVKDRIAYGQDPNDIQVTTLFNVERYKTAGFTLNHTESFKNLSANVGFSYIGRYNLLSEEQTIVPEMSWTPEVNTNLTYQILPWKTTATLFYKYTGALPGYETIADSEGNPSAKEIMLDGYHWMDISFKKDFGKHLSVNAGARNILDVKQISSTSEGGDAHGGGSQRPVGYGRSYFLGLTYQLNQ
- a CDS encoding hemin-degrading factor — encoded protein: METIQESAQSLKQAWENLKESEPQLRIRDAAAKLGVSEAQLLATGIGAKVIRLTDNFTEQLEEFPKLGRVMSLTRSEGCVLEHKGPFQKIEMHAAGPHKIATVIGPIEQRVFFAGWKFGFAVTTETPRGTMKSLQYFDKAGEAIMKVYLQEKSNPEAYEELVNNNTTAEQSAELELEAFPAPEYVSREKLDFEGFSKDWETMKDTHDFFGMLRKYKLNRQDAVKWIDDKWAYEIDRLSARKIVQTAAETKLPIMIFAGNKGNIQIHQGKVQTIRQMGDWLNVLDPNFNMHLNENVVDKAYVVHKNTEDGLVSAVELFDKEGEMVAQFFGLRKPGLPQKPEWKALVDSL
- a CDS encoding heme ABC transporter ATP-binding protein, translated to MMLQASNVHFCIRQRPIVDEVSLELNPGEILAVLGPNGAGKSTFFKLLSGEIKCKHGSVGYNGHEINKLKARELAAVRAVMPQHTQVNFPFTVQEVVELGHITTKVKQPAKLIKEVLEATNTSHLKDQVFNHLSGGEKQRVQLARVLVQIWETKPFPRYLLLDEPTSSLDIAQQHAVLKILQTLKSRNIGILVILHELNLAAQYADKIALLKNGIIAKTGTVKEVLEEKILEQVFGHPIQLIQNPVTGGLLISAAAQVNTSQPTFKQA
- a CDS encoding FecCD family ABC transporter permease, with the translated sequence MNFALSHTKIQSQNLTLLGFGLVLVLVLIASLSLGAFSIPFPQTLAILLDQIGISLGTFEVQQANVLLQIRMPRVLMALLVGGGLGIAGAALQGMFRNPLVEPGLIGVSTGSALFAVIFMVLVPTVSSLAWIKTLGLPLFAFVGGLICVTAVYQLSKSQGRTDAATLILAGVAINALAAALIGLVLFFADDSALRSFTFWSLGDLGGATWPKIPVSLILIGVPSILLLFNSRPLNALALGEQEAFHMGVNVQQVKVRLLICSALIVGVGVSMVGMIGFVGLVVPHLIRILLGADHRLVLPGSFLLGAILMNFADLIARVIVIPAEMPIGVITALIGAPFFIWLIFNLNKTKN
- a CDS encoding heme/hemin ABC transporter substrate-binding protein; its protein translation is MLKRFLPLFTLIIAACTASSQKEEHSLTERKIITAGGTITEVVHALGYTDQIIATDLTSTYPSSMQDLPSIGYRNQIKAEGILALGPDLVLIEEGYLNPDVVTQLKAAQTNIQVFTKPTSVEGTKKLVTDISAFFEAEEKGMEINASIDADIADLNAYLESQESQPKAIFIMARGPETVFIAGDQTFASEMFKLAKIKGIATGFDEFAPMTPESLVSMNPEFLVFFESGIQSVGGKDGLVAIQGIDQTTAFKEDHIVALDGQYLSGFGPRVGKAALDLAKAVRQ
- the atpD gene encoding F0F1 ATP synthase subunit beta, producing MANIGKITQVIGPVVDVSFEGGKLPNILDAVEVTKENGQVVVMEVQQHLGEDRVRTIAMDSSEGMVRGMEVKDLGQPISVPTGEAIKGRLFNVVGEAIDGLPQVPAGKRLPIHRSAPKFEDLSTSTEVLYTGIKVIDLIEPYAKGGKIGLFGGAGVGKTVLIQELINNIAKAYAGLSVFAGVGERTREGNDLLREMIESGIVTYGDDFVHSLEEEGGWDLSKVDLKKLEDSKATFVFGQMNEPPGARARVALTGLTLAEYYRDGEGDGAGKDILFFIDNIFRFTQAGSEVSALLGRMPSAVGYQPTLATEMGAMQERITSTKNGSITSVQAVYVPADDLTDPAPATTFAHLDATTVLSRKIAELGIYPAVDPLDSTSRILSPDILGEEHYGCAQRVKEILQRYKELQDIIAILGMEELSEEDKQVVHRARRVQRFLSQPFHVAEQFTGLKGVLVDIKDTIKGFNMIMDGELDHLPEGAFNLVGSIEDAIAKGEKMLAEVK
- the atpC gene encoding ATP synthase F1 subunit epsilon, whose product is MHLEIVTPDKKVFQGEVSEASFPGANGAFQVLKNHAPLVSALAKGTVSFTTPEGKQSMIVDGGVVEVKDNVIVLLAEKVVA